In Thermodesulfovibrionales bacterium, the genomic window TCTTCGTTGTGATAGAATATCGCAGCCCTATACTGGCGTGACCACGAAGTTCTCCTCGGGTCGTGCCCCTTCCAGAAGATGTCGAGCAATTCTCTATAGGAGATGCGGGATGGATCAAAATCGATCTGAA contains:
- a CDS encoding peptide-methionine (S)-S-oxide reductase, yielding MGYAGGTKKNPSYHDLRDHSEAVQIDFDPSRISYRELLDIFWKGHDPRRTSWSRQYRAAIFYHNE